The stretch of DNA GGCCCTTGCGGGCCAGGGGCTTTTAAGACCCCAGCGTCTGCCTGTTCCGCCACTCCGGCGCGCGGGGGCTTCAAGTATACCGGAAGGGCCGGCGTCCGGCGAACGCGGCGTTATCCGAGGTCCGGCCAAGGGAGGGAGAGCGCCAGCTCGCGCTCGAAGGCCCGGGCCGCCTGAAGGACCCCCAGGTCGTCGAAGGCGCGCCCCTGGATCTGAAGCCCCACGGGAAGCCCCGCGGAGGTCCGCCCGCAGGGGATCGAGATTCCCGGAAGCCCCGCGAGGTTCGTGGCCACCGTGTAGACGTCGCAGAGATACATCGCCAGGGGATCGGCCGCCTTGGCGCCCAGCGGGAAGGCGGGCGTGGGGGAGGTGGGACCCACCAGAACGTCGCACCGCTCGAAGGCGCGGTCGAAGTCTTCGCGGATCCGGCGGCGGACCTTGAGGGCGCGGTTGTAATAGGCCTCGTAGTAGCCGCTCGAAAGCGCGAAGGTCCCGAGAAGAATCCGCCGCGTCACCTCGGGGCCGAAGCCCTCCCCCCGTGACCGCGAGATGAGGGCGATCACGTCTTCGCCGCCGCGCGCGCGGTAGCCGTAATGGACGCCGTCGTAACGGGCCAGATTCGAGCTGGCTTCGCAGGGAGCCACCACGTAGTAGGCGGCGATGGCGTATTCGGTGAGCGGAAGGGACACTTCGACCCGGCGCGCCCCCGCCGCCTCCATCCGCGCGATCGCCCGCTCGACGGCCAGCCGCACCTCGGGATCCAGGCCCGGACCGAAGTACTCCTTCGGGATCCCGAGCCGCAGGCCGTCCGCGGGGCGCTCGAGATCGCCCACGAAGTCCGGGACCGGACGGTCCACGGAGGTCGAGTCGAGCGGGTCGTGACCCGAGAGGACCTGGGCCAGCAGGGCCGCGTCCCGCACGGTTCGGGCGAAAGGTCCGATCTGGTCGAGGCTCGAGGCGAAGGCCACCAGCCCGTAACGCGAGACGCGCCCGTAGGTGGGCTTGAACCCCACGGTGCCGGTGAGCGCGGCGGGCTGGCGGATGGACCCGCCGGTGTCCGAGCCGAGCGCCAGAAGCGCCATCCCCGCCGCGACGGCCGCCGCCGATCCTCCGCTGGAGCCTCCGGGGACGCGCTCGAGGTCCCACGGGTTGCGCGTCGGAAAGAAGGCGGAGTTTTCCGTGGACGAGCCCATGGCGAACTCGTCGAGGTTGGTCTTCCCCACGATTACGGCGTCGGCCGCGCGGAGCCTGCGGACCACGGTCGCGTCGTAGGGAGGGACGTAGTTTTCGAGAATCCGCGACGCACACGTGGTGCGGGCGTCCGCCGTGCAGATGTTGTCCTTGACGGCCACCGGGATTCCGGCCAGCGGCCCCACGGGCTCGCCGCGGGCGATCTTCTCGTCCACCCGCCGGGCCTGCGCGCGCGCGGCCTCGGCCGTCACCGTGAGGAACGCCCGGACGCGGCCGTCCGCGCGCTCGATGCGTTCCAGAAACCGTTCGAGGGCGCCGGCGGCGCGGACTTTTCCGGAAACGATGTCCTGCCGGAG from Planctomycetota bacterium encodes:
- the gatA gene encoding Asp-tRNA(Asn)/Glu-tRNA(Gln) amidotransferase subunit GatA is translated as MSDAFALRQDIVSGKVRAAGALERFLERIERADGRVRAFLTVTAEAARAQARRVDEKIARGEPVGPLAGIPVAVKDNICTADARTTCASRILENYVPPYDATVVRRLRAADAVIVGKTNLDEFAMGSSTENSAFFPTRNPWDLERVPGGSSGGSAAAVAAGMALLALGSDTGGSIRQPAALTGTVGFKPTYGRVSRYGLVAFASSLDQIGPFARTVRDAALLAQVLSGHDPLDSTSVDRPVPDFVGDLERPADGLRLGIPKEYFGPGLDPEVRLAVERAIARMEAAGARRVEVSLPLTEYAIAAYYVVAPCEASSNLARYDGVHYGYRARGGEDVIALISRSRGEGFGPEVTRRILLGTFALSSGYYEAYYNRALKVRRRIREDFDRAFERCDVLVGPTSPTPAFPLGAKAADPLAMYLCDVYTVATNLAGLPGISIPCGRTSAGLPVGLQIQGRAFDDLGVLQAARAFERELALSLPWPDLG